A stretch of the Gammaproteobacteria bacterium genome encodes the following:
- a CDS encoding MFS transporter has translation MKATAPGASGAGPEEGRISHADRMTVFLAILLALLLAALDQTIVATALPKIVEDLAGVERYTWVATMYLLASTSLALVYGKLADTYARRHVTLAAVGLFLGGSVACGLAGIAGPLPLLGDGMSQLVISRGIQGIGAGGIFAMTFIVIADLFTPAERGKYQGYVGAVFGVSSVLGPLLGGLLTDHAGGWMPGISGWRWVFLVNLPIGGVALWHILRRMPLLEAAPGATRPDFVGAGLLVGGLAPLVLGLQIDKQASPWLPWLASASAAAEGSAAGGGWQLWATPGLLAVSAILLMAFVRRSRTATGPILEPRLFSEAVFRRATLATFFFGAAFISVNIFVPLFLVSTRGVSATEAGVVLIPFSLGIVISATLAGQVASRIGYRRQIVAGTAVFFLGAALLARMDADTAYGQVYLYMILCGLGAGPGMPLFTLAIQNATDVRFVGQATSASQFFRQTGATVGAAAMGAVLTFTLAATFGVLDNELRDRTGGRVTAQAYVSTGGVGLSEAILAAFEERAAEAGTADRADALRTEGVRVARDSAERVRLAFTGASHRIYWMAAFLTLVAGLLAARIPEIPLRRTHDRAKMEGKEAEA, from the coding sequence ATGAAGGCGACCGCGCCGGGGGCATCCGGGGCCGGGCCGGAGGAGGGCAGGATCTCCCATGCCGACCGGATGACCGTGTTTCTGGCCATCCTGCTCGCGCTGCTGCTCGCCGCCCTCGACCAGACCATCGTCGCCACCGCGCTCCCGAAGATCGTGGAGGACCTGGCCGGGGTGGAGCGCTATACCTGGGTGGCGACCATGTATCTGCTGGCCTCGACCTCGCTCGCGCTGGTTTACGGCAAGCTGGCCGACACCTATGCGCGCAGGCACGTGACGCTGGCGGCCGTGGGTCTCTTCCTGGGCGGCTCGGTCGCCTGCGGCCTGGCCGGGATCGCGGGCCCGCTGCCGCTGCTCGGCGACGGCATGAGCCAGCTGGTGATCTCCAGGGGAATTCAGGGGATCGGGGCGGGCGGCATTTTCGCCATGACCTTCATCGTCATCGCGGATCTCTTCACTCCCGCCGAGCGCGGCAAGTACCAGGGGTACGTGGGCGCGGTCTTCGGCGTCTCGTCCGTATTGGGACCCTTGCTGGGCGGGCTGCTCACGGACCACGCGGGCGGCTGGATGCCCGGGATCTCCGGCTGGCGCTGGGTCTTTCTGGTCAACCTGCCCATCGGCGGGGTGGCCCTGTGGCATATCCTGCGCCGGATGCCGCTGCTGGAGGCGGCTCCGGGGGCGACGCGCCCGGACTTCGTCGGGGCCGGCCTTCTGGTCGGCGGTCTGGCGCCGCTGGTCCTCGGCCTCCAGATCGACAAGCAGGCCAGCCCCTGGCTTCCGTGGCTGGCTTCGGCGTCTGCGGCGGCGGAAGGATCGGCCGCGGGCGGGGGATGGCAGTTGTGGGCGACGCCGGGGCTGCTGGCGGTGTCGGCGATTCTGCTGATGGCGTTCGTGCGACGGTCGCGCACCGCGACGGGGCCGATTCTCGAGCCTCGGCTCTTCTCGGAAGCCGTCTTTCGCCGGGCGACGCTGGCCACGTTCTTCTTCGGCGCCGCCTTCATCTCCGTCAACATCTTCGTCCCGCTCTTCCTCGTCTCGACGAGGGGGGTTTCCGCTACCGAAGCGGGCGTGGTGCTGATCCCGTTCTCGCTCGGGATCGTGATCTCGGCCACCCTTGCGGGACAGGTCGCCAGCCGCATCGGCTACCGGCGCCAGATCGTCGCCGGCACGGCGGTGTTCTTCCTTGGCGCCGCGCTGCTTGCACGCATGGATGCCGACACGGCGTACGGCCAGGTCTATCTGTACATGATCCTCTGCGGCCTGGGCGCGGGGCCCGGCATGCCCCTCTTCACCCTGGCCATCCAGAACGCCACCGACGTACGCTTCGTCGGCCAGGCGACCAGCGCCTCCCAGTTCTTCCGCCAGACCGGAGCGACGGTGGGGGCGGCGGCCATGGGCGCGGTGCTGACCTTTACGCTGGCGGCTACGTTCGGCGTGCTGGACAATGAACTGCGGGACCGGACCGGGGGCAGGGTGACGGCGCAAGCCTACGTCTCGACCGGGGGCGTCGGGCTGTCGGAGGCGATCCTCGCGGCTTTCGAGGAGCGAGCCGCGGAGGCGGGCACGGCGGATCGGGCGGACGCGCTGCGCACCGAAGGCGTGAGGGTGGCCCGGGACTCGGCGGAGCGGGTGCGGCTGGCCTTCACCGGCGCTTCCCACCGCATCTACTGGATGGCCGCGTTCCTCACGCTCGTGGCCGGGTTGCTGGCGGCCCGCATCCCGGAGATTCCGCTGCGGCGCACCCACGACCGGGCGAAGATGGAAGGAAAGGAGGCTGAAGCATGA
- a CDS encoding NAD-dependent epimerase/dehydratase family protein — protein sequence MPADRREFLKMSAAAGAALGLGGVPAARLTHPGPARAPAAPQEAPRALRILILGGTGFIGPFQVRYALSRGHSVTLFNRGRSNPGMFPDVETLIGDRNGQLDALRGHTWDVVIDNSRSNPDWVRLSAEFLRDSVDRYFYVSSRSAYSDLSSVPMTSHAPTFTYETAGIEPGSENLPYGLAKALSEREAQRIFVDRANIVRPGLIIGPQDETDRFTYWPVRIHRGGEVLAPGDGSDTVQIIDVRDLTEWMIRMAETGHTGEYNGIGPATPRPMTELLYGIRAVTTAETTFTWVDTDFLIERGMRPYREMPVWRPPVPGFEGFARFDLTPEVEAGLTFRPLAETARDTLEYHFSRPPERQANLRAGATPEQEAEVLAAWHRSGREE from the coding sequence ATGCCTGCCGATCGACGAGAGTTCCTGAAGATGTCCGCGGCGGCGGGAGCCGCGCTGGGACTGGGTGGCGTACCCGCTGCCCGGCTGACGCATCCCGGTCCGGCTCGCGCGCCCGCCGCGCCACAGGAAGCGCCTCGGGCGCTGCGCATCCTCATCCTCGGGGGCACCGGCTTTATCGGGCCCTTCCAGGTGCGCTACGCCCTGTCCCGCGGCCACTCGGTCACGCTCTTCAACCGCGGGCGCTCCAACCCGGGGATGTTCCCCGACGTGGAGACGCTGATCGGGGACCGCAACGGCCAACTGGACGCGCTCCGCGGCCACACATGGGACGTGGTCATCGACAACTCGCGCTCCAATCCCGACTGGGTGCGCCTTTCCGCCGAGTTCCTGCGCGACTCGGTGGACCGGTATTTCTACGTGTCGTCGCGTTCGGCGTACTCGGATCTGAGCAGCGTGCCGATGACGTCCCATGCTCCGACCTTCACCTACGAGACCGCGGGCATCGAACCGGGCTCGGAGAATCTTCCCTACGGCCTCGCCAAGGCGCTCTCGGAGCGGGAGGCGCAGCGAATCTTCGTCGACCGCGCCAACATCGTGCGCCCGGGTCTCATCATCGGCCCGCAGGACGAGACCGACCGCTTCACCTACTGGCCGGTGCGAATCCATCGGGGCGGCGAAGTGTTGGCCCCGGGCGACGGCTCCGACACCGTCCAGATCATCGACGTGCGCGACCTCACCGAGTGGATGATCCGCATGGCCGAGACCGGCCACACGGGTGAGTACAACGGCATCGGGCCGGCCACGCCGCGGCCCATGACGGAGTTGCTGTACGGCATTCGGGCCGTGACCACCGCGGAGACGACGTTCACCTGGGTCGACACCGACTTCCTCATCGAGAGGGGAATGCGCCCTTACCGCGAGATGCCCGTGTGGCGGCCGCCGGTCCCCGGATTCGAGGGCTTCGCGCGCTTCGACCTGACGCCGGAGGTGGAGGCCGGGCTCACCTTCCGTCCCCTCGCCGAGACGGCCCGCGATACGCTCGAGTACCACTTCTCCCGTCCGCCCGAGCGCCAGGCCAACCTGCGAGCCGGCGCCACCCCGGAGCAGGAAGCGGAGGTGCTGGCGGCGTGGCACCGGAGCGGGCGCGAGGAGTAG
- a CDS encoding CehA/McbA family metallohydrolase, whose amino-acid sequence MNGRSMNRRRNRVRTVSPAAARLGAIVLAAALAPAALSAQWTNRYPRVEGYGHQIYLEGYEMPTLTGGPIDPAASPDGTRLAFASHGWIWVMDLVDGGARRLTSGGAMDARPAWSPDGTRIAFVRDDTRDTWIVVADAATGAELLSENTPAIELDPAFSSDGSRLYFASASAGTIDLWALELASGERVRITDVRGIELKPQPGAGALVYLAKGGGGGDRVLVRELDAAGSPAGPGPRTLLEGSIASMARPVLSPDGSMVAVNWPTQAGWELRLVNVDNPAGSILLVGPPDTGGGTPLTPAWSMPGGEWVYFSRGDGNRPMRLYRVPAAGGPAEEVVVRTWDWGVETGTLRVRTTLEEGGPPAAARLDVVDATGHPAVPAGSRPWFDGQSGRVYAYSTGIAEYTVPAGSATVAAVQGLATPEVARTVEVAAGRTTEVELTLTPVWDARAAGWVSGEHHFHLNYGGPYDLAPADLVPMMRGEALDVATPLLANLHNRFEDQDLWGWERAGEGPLIRFGQEVRSHFLGHVGLIGIGDFFWPWVWGPGYQVYGTDDRENAEALGHARSRGGFGYYVHPVNARAAERAQPWSEVPFEDLAGSVPVELVADAVLGDLDALEVVCLWSDETTTTQVWHRFLNLGIPVAPSAGTDVMNNFFRTMAVGTTRVYAMTGGQLNWPAYMAALRESRTFVTNGPFVDFSLEGTGPGGVVASGSASWTLDLSSAGAVERVDVLVNGEVAWQSEGLAGAGARRYEGTLDLPEGGWVAVRAVGGNTEWPSMASYPFAHTAPIWIGEAGSTEPGARMRAARELAEVLRVARNRLVIGYGDADIPNLLGRFDRARAQLEEWARP is encoded by the coding sequence ATGAATGGACGCAGCATGAATCGACGCAGGAATCGGGTTCGGACTGTCTCTCCGGCGGCTGCGCGGCTGGGCGCGATCGTCCTGGCCGCGGCGTTGGCACCGGCGGCGCTTTCCGCCCAATGGACCAACCGGTACCCCCGCGTTGAGGGCTACGGGCACCAGATCTATCTGGAAGGCTACGAGATGCCCACCCTCACCGGCGGTCCCATCGACCCCGCGGCTTCCCCGGACGGGACGCGCCTTGCCTTCGCATCGCACGGCTGGATCTGGGTGATGGACCTGGTGGACGGCGGCGCGCGCCGGCTGACCTCGGGCGGTGCGATGGACGCGCGTCCGGCCTGGTCGCCGGACGGGACCCGCATCGCGTTCGTGCGCGACGACACGCGCGATACCTGGATCGTGGTGGCGGATGCCGCGACGGGCGCGGAGCTGCTGAGCGAGAACACCCCGGCGATCGAGCTCGACCCGGCCTTCTCGTCCGATGGCTCCCGGCTGTATTTCGCGTCCGCTTCAGCAGGCACCATAGACCTGTGGGCGCTCGAGCTCGCGAGCGGGGAGAGGGTCCGGATCACCGACGTCCGGGGGATCGAGCTGAAACCGCAGCCCGGCGCGGGGGCCCTGGTGTACCTGGCCAAGGGCGGCGGCGGTGGCGACCGGGTGCTGGTGCGCGAACTGGACGCCGCCGGATCGCCGGCGGGTCCCGGGCCGCGCACGCTGCTCGAGGGCAGCATCGCCTCCATGGCGCGCCCGGTGCTCAGTCCCGACGGGTCGATGGTGGCGGTGAACTGGCCCACGCAGGCCGGGTGGGAGCTGCGGCTGGTGAACGTGGACAACCCGGCGGGGTCGATCCTGCTGGTCGGGCCTCCGGACACGGGGGGCGGCACCCCGCTCACCCCCGCGTGGAGCATGCCCGGCGGGGAGTGGGTGTACTTCTCGCGCGGGGACGGCAACCGGCCGATGCGGCTCTACCGGGTGCCTGCCGCGGGCGGGCCGGCCGAGGAGGTCGTGGTGCGCACCTGGGACTGGGGGGTCGAGACTGGCACGCTGCGGGTGCGCACCACCCTGGAGGAGGGAGGCCCGCCCGCAGCCGCCCGCCTGGACGTGGTGGACGCAACCGGCCACCCCGCCGTTCCGGCCGGCTCCCGGCCCTGGTTCGACGGCCAGAGCGGGCGGGTGTACGCCTACTCGACCGGGATCGCCGAGTACACCGTGCCGGCCGGGAGCGCCACCGTGGCGGCCGTGCAGGGGCTCGCGACCCCCGAGGTCGCCCGCACGGTCGAGGTGGCGGCCGGCCGGACCACCGAGGTGGAGTTGACGCTCACCCCCGTCTGGGACGCGCGCGCCGCGGGATGGGTGTCGGGGGAGCACCACTTCCACCTGAACTACGGCGGCCCCTACGACCTGGCCCCGGCCGACCTGGTGCCGATGATGCGGGGCGAGGCGCTCGACGTCGCCACCCCGCTGCTGGCCAACCTGCACAACCGCTTCGAGGACCAGGACCTGTGGGGCTGGGAGCGGGCGGGGGAGGGGCCCCTTATCCGCTTCGGCCAGGAGGTGCGCTCACACTTTCTCGGCCACGTGGGCCTGATCGGCATCGGCGACTTCTTCTGGCCGTGGGTGTGGGGCCCCGGCTACCAGGTCTACGGCACCGACGACCGCGAGAACGCGGAGGCGCTGGGCCACGCCCGCTCGCGGGGCGGCTTCGGGTACTACGTGCATCCGGTGAACGCGCGCGCCGCCGAGCGCGCCCAGCCGTGGTCGGAAGTGCCCTTCGAGGACCTTGCGGGCAGCGTGCCCGTCGAGCTGGTGGCGGACGCGGTGCTCGGCGACCTGGATGCGCTGGAGGTGGTCTGCCTGTGGAGCGACGAGACCACCACCACCCAGGTGTGGCACCGCTTCCTCAACCTGGGCATTCCGGTGGCGCCCAGCGCCGGCACCGACGTGATGAACAACTTCTTCCGCACCATGGCGGTGGGGACCACGAGGGTATACGCGATGACGGGCGGCCAGCTCAACTGGCCGGCGTACATGGCCGCCCTCAGGGAGAGCCGCACCTTCGTCACCAACGGTCCCTTCGTGGACTTCAGCCTGGAAGGGACGGGGCCGGGTGGGGTGGTGGCGTCCGGATCCGCCTCCTGGACGCTCGACCTGAGTTCCGCGGGCGCGGTCGAGCGCGTGGACGTGCTCGTCAACGGAGAAGTGGCGTGGCAATCCGAGGGTCTCGCCGGGGCCGGCGCACGCCGGTACGAGGGGACGCTCGACCTTCCGGAGGGCGGGTGGGTCGCCGTGCGCGCGGTGGGCGGAAACACGGAATGGCCGTCGATGGCCAGCTACCCGTTCGCCCACACCGCGCCGATCTGGATCGGGGAAGCCGGGAGCACGGAGCCGGGCGCCAGAATGCGCGCCGCCCGCGAACTGGCGGAGGTGCTGCGCGTCGCGCGAAACCGCCTTGTCATCGGCTACGGAGACGCCGACATCCCGAACCTGCTTGGCCGCTTCGACCGGGCCAGGGCGCAACTGGAGGAGTGGGCGCGCCCCTAG